From a single Streptomyces sannanensis genomic region:
- a CDS encoding dienelactone hydrolase family protein: protein MTAITTRTVEYPADGLTMIGHLALPVGIDRRPAVLLGPEGMGLSDVERRRADALAELGYVALAFDLHGGRYLGDPEEMLARCLPLLADPDRMRGIGHAALDVLRTEPRTDPDRIAAVGYGTGGAIGLELGRDGVNLRAIGTVNALTTGRPGEAARIRCPVWAGVGSEDPIMPPAQRNAFTAEMQAAGVDWRLAVYGGALHAFHHPPVDHPTVPGVGYHPQHAQRAWRDVVDLLAECLPVTEDLRA from the coding sequence ATGACGGCGATTACGACGCGTACGGTCGAGTACCCGGCGGACGGTTTGACGATGATCGGGCACCTCGCACTCCCGGTCGGTATCGACCGCCGGCCCGCGGTGCTGCTCGGGCCAGAGGGCATGGGGCTCAGCGACGTCGAGCGCCGCCGGGCCGATGCTCTCGCCGAGCTGGGATACGTGGCGCTGGCCTTCGACCTTCACGGCGGGCGCTATTTGGGCGACCCCGAGGAGATGTTGGCCCGTTGCCTGCCACTGCTCGCTGATCCCGACCGGATGCGGGGCATCGGCCATGCGGCGCTCGACGTGTTGCGCACCGAACCGCGGACCGACCCCGACCGGATCGCCGCCGTCGGCTACGGCACCGGGGGCGCCATCGGGCTGGAACTCGGGCGCGACGGCGTCAACCTGCGCGCGATCGGGACAGTCAACGCACTGACCACGGGCCGACCGGGCGAGGCAGCGCGCATTCGCTGCCCGGTGTGGGCCGGGGTCGGGTCGGAAGACCCGATCATGCCGCCCGCGCAACGGAACGCGTTCACCGCCGAGATGCAGGCCGCGGGCGTCGACTGGCGCCTCGCGGTCTACGGCGGCGCCTTGCACGCCTTCCACCACCCGCCGGTCGACCACCCCACGGTCCCCGGCGTCGGCTACCACCCACAGCACGCGCAGCGAGCCTGGCGCGACGTCGTCGACCTGCTCGCCGAGTGCCTGCCCGTGACGGAGGATCTGCGGGCATGA
- a CDS encoding integrase core domain-containing protein produces the protein MDFEGQLWRLEAHARQVLADYQEHYNCHRPHRSRDQRPPEAPGQPAVLHDRVPRRPLRTRVLGRVINEYRYAA, from the coding sequence ATGGACTTCGAGGGCCAGCTCTGGCGGTTGGAGGCCCACGCCCGACAGGTCCTCGCCGATTATCAGGAGCACTACAACTGCCACCGGCCACACCGATCACGAGACCAACGACCACCCGAAGCCCCGGGACAGCCAGCGGTGTTGCACGATCGCGTGCCCCGCAGGCCCCTGCGCACCCGCGTCCTCGGCAGGGTCATCAACGAGTACCGATACGCGGCTTGA
- a CDS encoding HNH endonuclease signature motif containing protein — protein MPPPLAFAGCVCLLRALPYRATAGGYLLEVDHIDDHALGGRDHPSAMIALCPNCHANKTRGTNRTALRERLRAVARELDAAQDRGAARDGGAVPLRSKAVLEQCAALLASLDDADRDRALAYLTDRFG, from the coding sequence ATGCCGCCACCGCTGGCCTTCGCCGGGTGCGTGTGCCTTCTGCGTGCGCTTCCCTACAGGGCGACGGCGGGCGGCTACCTGCTGGAGGTCGATCACATCGACGACCATGCCCTGGGAGGTCGCGATCACCCGAGTGCCATGATCGCTCTGTGTCCCAACTGCCACGCCAACAAGACGCGTGGAACCAACCGTACCGCGCTGCGAGAACGCCTAAGGGCTGTGGCGAGGGAGTTGGACGCCGCTCAGGACAGGGGCGCTGCCCGGGACGGGGGCGCGGTGCCACTCCGGAGTAAGGCGGTCCTGGAGCAGTGCGCCGCTCTCCTTGCGTCTTTGGATGACGCCGACCGCGACCGGGCCCTTGCCTATCTCACTGACCGCTTCGGGTAG